In Salvia hispanica cultivar TCC Black 2014 unplaced genomic scaffold, UniMelb_Shisp_WGS_1.0 HiC_scaffold_97, whole genome shotgun sequence, the following are encoded in one genomic region:
- the LOC125200439 gene encoding protein FAR1-RELATED SEQUENCE 5-like, whose product MTLDRALDFYNNYARYVGFDTRKKGSKKEKDVITWIYVVCSREGTKQRKNEQHEVKRKRSSIKCFCNAKVSWKFFMGVGYVIQSFVEEHNHEMVEERHKRFMKLNRNLDLVHQKFILDCANANIGPTLSFSLLKEVLGGLDYVGCTVLEVRNYRRDLRAYVEGADAQMLLNEMRRKKELCGAFTYEFEVNSKDRLTRLFWCDPTAKRNYHLYGDIVSFDTTYSTNRYCMIFAPFTGKDNHGRPVTFAAGLLSKENADSFSWLFKQFVKCMGVAPKLIVTDQDLGMKVAIAEVLLSTRHRWCMWHIMNKVADKLPKNMLGSEELKKELNACVWSELIEPDAFEESWHAIMERYGLANNDWFSSMFASRKFWVPAFFRDFPMSSLIKTTSLSESQNSFFKSHIFCVLKYKFVKLIPENLRGWRWLKSQFVKPIHGGFCDDEEILSVVDEKKIAFKNLYALFFEIAQSIEGNIDQINAFTAIIEEGKKQLFGSVVLSSTEKRALIENFYGSQVPNIIEVHPPNVVSTKGSGSRRKSKKESAMKLAMKPGRKCGNCHVIGHHDSRNCKKVNEKTKQRQ is encoded by the exons ATGACCCTTGATCGTGCATTGGACTTCTACAACAATTATGCTCGATATGTTGGGTTTGACACCCGTAAGAAGGgatcaaaaaaggaaaaagatgtCATTACTTGGATTTATGTGGTGTGTAGCCGAGAAGGTacaaagcaaagaaaaaatgaacaacATGAGGTGAAACGCAAGCGTTCTTCTATTAAGTGCTTTTGTAATGCTAAAGTGTCTTGGAAGTTTTTTATGGGTGTTGGTTATGTTATACAAAGTTTTGTTGAAGAACATAATCACGAGATGGTTGAGGAACGCCATAAGCGTTTTATGAAGTTGAACCGCAATTTGGATTTAGTCCATCAGAAATTCATACTTGATTGCGCTAATGCAAATATCGGTCCAACTTTAAGTTTTAGCTTACTCAAGGAAGTACTTGGTGGATTAGATTATGTAGGGTGTACTGTTTTAGAAGTGCGCAACTACAGACGCGACCTTAGAGCATACGTGGAAGGAGCTGATGCACAAATGCTATTAAATGAGATGCGCAGGAAGAAGGAACTTTGTGGAGCATTTACCTATGAATTTGAGGTCAACTCAAAGGATAGACTGACACGTTTGTTTTGGTGTGATCCAACTGCCAAGAGAAATTATCATTTGTATGGTgatattgtttcttttgataCGACATACTCAACAAATAG GTACTGCATGATATTTGCTCCTTTTACGGGCAAGGATAATCATGGTCGCCCTGTGACATTTGCTGCTGGCCTTTTGTCCAAGGAAAATGCCGACTCCTTTTCATGGTTATTTAAACAATTTGTGAAATGTATGGGTGTGGCTCCGAAGCTAATCGTAACCGACCAAGACTTAGGAATGAAAGTTGCTATTGCAGAGGTTCTTCTTAGTACGAGACACAGGTGGTGCATGTGGCATATAATGAATAAAGTTGCTGACAAATTGCCAAAGAACATGCTTGGTAGTGAAGAACTAAAGAAGGAATTGAATGCATGTGTTTGGTCGGAGTTGATAGAGCCTGATGCATTTGAAGAATCTTGGCATGCTATAATGGAAAGATATGGGCTGGCCAATAATGACTGGTTTTCATCAATGTTTGCATCTAGAAAGTTTTGGGTTCCAGCCTTTTTCCGTGATTTTCCGATGAGCTCGTTGATAAAGACAACATCTTTGTCCGAATCACAGAATAGCTTCTTTAAAAG ccatatattttgtgtgttgaaaTATAAGTTTGTTAAGTTGATACCCGAGAATTTGCGTGGATGGAGATGGTTGAAGTCACAGTTTGTGAAGCCAATACATGGAGGTTTTTgtgatgatgaagaaatacTCTCTGTTGTGGACGAGAAGAAGATTGCATTTAAAAACTTGTATGCATTATTCTTTGAAATAGCACAAAGTATTGAAGGGAACATTGACCAAATCAATGCATTTACTGCAATTATTGAAGAAGGTAAGAAGCAGCTTTTCGGAAGTGTTGTTCTGTCTTCGACAGAGAAGAGAGCATTGATTGAGAATTTCTATGGCTCACAAGTTCCAAACATTATTGAAGTTCATCCTCCTAATGTTGTCAGTACAAAGGGAAGTGGAAGTAGGAGGAAATCGAAGAAGGAGTCGGCAATGAAGTTAGCAATGAAACCAGGCCGAAAGTGTGGAAATTGTCATGTGATTGGACACCATGATTCGAGGAACTGCAAAAAGGTGAATGAGAAGACAAAACAGAGGCAGTGA